A window of Ipomoea triloba cultivar NCNSP0323 chromosome 2, ASM357664v1 contains these coding sequences:
- the LOC116010956 gene encoding uncharacterized protein LOC116010956 codes for MATHLAPQFEEEDCIAYPGIEANNFELKTSMINLVQANQFGGSKLEDPKAHITHFDRICQTIKMNGVSMDAIKLRLFPFSLRDQALSWLNSFGPNHFNTWDQLYKSFMQEYYPPSKAAKLKKQIQNFQQFGSENLYEAWKRFKDLRRQCPRNLLSPGDFISSFYEGLLDNYKTVLDTSSMGGVFLDMTPDHGEQLIERITANTAYWYNERVEQPRKEKAVGMFEVDEKVAMQAQLDSIQHMLKEMVLNKKANAQSVISSSQMPPTPQAYSMVQPTTPSPPPSSTMAMVLSCAICGGAHASQSCQLLEPGSHNSYSTVEQVDMIGYQRPQGQAQWRNQVNPSWSNQGFQGRNPPPGFQGNQGFRGGYQGNQQWRGNQGHGTSQANTQNQQGFSQSSQDPDMKTFMNMIMTQMSKLQTEVEGLRAQQQGGGAQASTQPSFNGKLPASTENPRNQVNAVVTRSGKSLTDPPFPDDNISLENEGKEKELLPQKRDPEGQVQTKEDTSQGKKNKGKQIDDSVIPCNLLPFPQRLWKSKETERENKFKMMIDKLEISMPFVDAVTQIPSYKKFLKDILSNKKKLQKSAVIDLSEGALACAAI; via the coding sequence ATGGCTACTCATCTGGCTCCccaatttgaagaagaagattgcaTTGCCTATCCCGGAATCGAGGCCAATAACTTTGAACTCAAGACTTCCATGATCAATTTGGTGCAAGCAAATCAATTTGGAGGTTCAAAGTTGGAAGATCCTAAGGCGCATATCACCCATTTCGACAGAATATGCCAAACTATCAAGATGAATGGGGTGTCTATGGATGCAATCAAGCTGCGATTGTTCCCATTTTCGTTGAGGGATCAAGCTCTGAGTTGGCTCAATTCCTTCGGGCCAAATCATTTCAACACATGGGACCAACTGTACAAATCTTTCATGCAAGAATACTATCCACCCTCCAAGGCTGCAAAATTGAAGAAGCAAATCCAGAATTTCCAGCAATTCGGAAGTGAAAATCTGTACGAGGCATGGAAGAGGTTCAAGGATCTCAGGAGGCAGTGTCCTAGGAATCTCCTATCTCCTGGGGATTTCATTTCATCTTTTTACGAAGGATTGCTGGACAACTACAAGACAGTGTTGGATACTTCTTCTATGGGGGGAGTGTTTCTTGATATGACGCCCGATCATGGAGAGCAGCTGATAGAAAGAATCACAGCCAACACTGCGTATTGGTACAATGAAAGAGTCGAGCAACCAAGGAAAGAGAAAGCAGTAGGTATGTTTGAAGTGGATGAGAAGGTTGCCATGCAAGCCCAACTGGATTCGATCCAACACATGTTGAAAGAAATGGTGTTGAATAAGAAGGCGAATGCTCAGTCAGTCATTTCCTCATCCCAGATGCCACCCACACCACAAGCCTACTCGATGGTACAACCAACAACTCCAAGCCCACCACCATCTTCAACTATGGCTATGGTGCTCAGTTGCGCTATTTGTGGCGGTGCTCATGCTTCTCAAAGTTGTCAACTATTGGAACCTGGCAGCCACAACTCTTATTCAACTGTAGAGCAAGTTGACATGATTGGATACCAAAGACCTCAAGGCCAAGCGCAATGGAGGAATCAAGTCAATCCTTCTTGGAGCAATCAAGGTTTTCAAGGGAGAAATCCACCTCCTGGTTTTCAAGGCAACCAAGGCTTTAGAGGTGGATATCAAGGCAACCAGCAATGGAGAGGAAATCAAGGACATGGTACGAGCCAAGCAAATACTCAGAATCAGCAAGGGTTTTCACAATCATCTCAAGATCCGGATATGAAAACCTTCATGAACATGATTATGACACAAATGAGTAAATTGCAAACCGAAGTTGAAGGTCTTCGAGCTCAACAACAAGGAGGAGGTGCCCAAGCTTCTACCCAACCTTCATTTAATGGTAAACTTCCAGCAAGCACTGAAAATCCTAGGAATCAAGTCAATGCTGTTGTAACTAGAAGCGGGAAGTCTTTGACTGATCCACCCTTTCCAGATGATAACATTTCTCTTGAAAatgaagggaaagaaaaagaacttcTACCACAAAAAAGAGATCCTGAAGGACAAGTGCAGACAAAGGAGGATACTAGCCAAGGTAAAAAGAACAAGGGCAAGCAAATTGATGATTCAGTGATTCCTTGCAACTTATTGCCATTTCCACAAAGGTTGTGGAAGTCCAAAGAAACCGAGAGGGAGAACAAATTCAAAATGATGATTGACAAGTTGGAGATATCCATGCCTTTTGTGGATGCTGTTACTCAAATACCATCgtacaagaaattcttgaaggatATTTTGAGTAATAAAAAGAAGCTGCAGAAGAGTGCAGTGATAGATCTTAGTGAGGGAGCATTGGCATGCGCTGCAATATAA